Below is a genomic region from Streptococcus salivarius.
TTTTTTAATTCAAACACCATTTTTGTGGGGCTCCCTATCAATCAAGCCCTCTTTGGCGATGCTAGTATTCCCTATGTTCTTATCTATTATATGTGCAATACGACCTTTTTCTGGACCTTGGGAACTTACCTTATTCAGCGAGATGGGGAAGGAGAGGCAGAATTTGATTTAAAAACAAGTCTGAAAAAGATCTTCTCACCCCCTCTAATGGGTTTCATGTTAGGTCTTATTATTGTTATCCTTCATATTAAATTACCAACTTTTTTAGCCAGTGACTTGAAGTATTTGGGTAGTTTGACGACTCCTTTATCTATGATTTTCATCGGTTTGTCAGTGTCAAATGCAGGTGTGAAGCAGTTGGTTCTTAAAAAGGACCAGGTATTGATTTTGTTGGGACGCTTTGTAGTTGCCCCTCTCTTGATGGCTGCCATTGTTTACTGGGCACCTCTCCCAACTTTGATGAAACAAGTTTTTATCATCCAGTCTGCCATGCCTGTCATGACCAATGCTCCAGTAGTTGCTAAACTCTATGGAGCTGATAGTGATTACGCAGCTGTTATGGTTACTGAGACTACCCTTGCAACCATGATTGTTATCCCAATTTTGATGGTTCTTATGGCTTAAAAATAATCAAGTAACCCCTGTTTTTCTGGGGGTTTTTAAATTTGTAAAAAAATTCAAAAAAAGTTTACGAAAACGCTTTACAAATCGTAAAAAGATGCTATAATAATTACATAAGTTATGCAAGCGTTTGCATCGAAACGTAGGAGGAAATGAAATGAATAAGCTAAAAGAAAAATTTGGCTTTGAGTTCTGGCAAAAATTCGGTAAAGCCCTCATGGTTGTTATCGCAGTTATGCCAGCAGCAGGTCTCATGATCTCACTCGGTAAAACAGTTGCCATGATTAATCCAAACGTGGCACCACTCGTTATTACTGGTGGATTTCTTGAGCAGATTGGTTGGGGGGTTATTGGTAACCTTCACATCTTGTTCGCCCTTGCCATTGGTGGTAGCTGGGCTAAGGAACGTGCAGGCGGTGCCTTTGCGGCAGGTCTTGCCTTTATCTTGATTAACCGTTTGACTGGTTCAATCTTTGGTGTTACTTCAGATATTCTTGCTGATAAGGCTGCTACAGTCCACACCATTTTTGGTCAATCAATCAAGGTATCTGATTACTTCATCAGTGTTATGGAAGCTCCAGCCCTCAACATGGGTGTGTTCGTAGGTATCATCTCTGGTTTCATCGGAGCTACTGCCTTCAACAAATACTATAACTTCCGTAAATTGCCAGAAGCTTTGTCATTCTTCAATGGTAAACGCTTCGTACCATTCGTAGTTATTCTTCGTTCAGCTATCGCAGCTATCGTCCTTGCTATCGTATGGCCAGTTATCCAATCAGGAATCAACGGCTTCGGTATGTGGATTGCCAACTCAAAAGAAACTGCTCCAATCTTGGCACCGTTCTTGTTCGGTACTTTGGAACGTCTTCTCTTGCCATTTGGTCTCCACCACATGTTGACTATCCCAATTAACTACACTCAATTGGGTGGTACTTACCACGTATTGACTGGTGCCGCTAAAGGTACTGAAGTATTGGGTCAAGACCCACTCTGGCTTGCCTGGGTTACTGACCTTGCAAACCTTAAAGGTGCACACCCAGAACAATACAAACACCTTCTTGAATCTGTTACACCAGCCCGCTTTAAAGTTGGTCAAATGATTGGTTCATTTGGTATCTTGATGGGTATGGTGGTAGCTATCTACCGTAACGTTGATGATGATAAGAAACATCAATACAAAGGGATGTTGACTGCAACTGCACTTGCAACATTCTTGACAGGGGTAACAGAGCCAATCGAGTACATGTTCATGTTCGTGGCTACTCCACTTTACATCATTTATGCTTTGGTGCAAGGATGTGCCTTTGCCATGGCTGATATCGTTCACCTTCGTGTTCACTCATTCGGTTCTATCGAGTTCTTGACACGTACACCACTTGCTATTAACGCTGGTTTGGCGATGGATATCGTTAACTTCATTTGGGTAACTGTACTCTTTGGTGTTATCATGTTCTTCATCGCAAACTTCATGATTAAGAAATTTGACTACGCTACACCAGGACGTAACGGTAACTATGAGCAAGGTGAAGATTCTTCATCAGAATCTGCTGGATCAGCAAGTGCTGGAACAAGCTCAGCAAGCTCACAAGTTATCAACATCATCAACCTTCTTGGTGGACGTGCTAACATCGTCGATGTTGACGCATGTATGACTCGTCTCCGTGTTACTGTTAAAGACGCTGAAAAAGTCGGAACTGAAGAACAATGGAAAGCTGAAGGAGCTATGGGTCTTGTCATGAAAGGACAAGGGGTTCAAGCTATCTATGGTCCTAAAGCAGACGTATTGAAATCTGATATCCAAGACGTTCTTGATTCAGGTGAAGTTATTCCTGAAACACTTCCAAGTCAAATGACTGCTGTTCAAAAAGCAGAAGCTAACTTCAAAGGTGTGACTGATGAAGTGCATTCAGTTGCTGATGGTCAAGTTATCAACATCGAAGATGTTAAAGACCCAGTATTCTCACAAAAAATGATGGGTGACGGCTTCGCTGTAGAACCAGAAAACGGTAAAATCGTTTCACCAGTAGCTGGTAAAGTGACAAGCATCTTCCCAACTAAACACGCTCTTGGTTTGGTAACAGACAATGGTCTTGAAGTTTTGGTTCACATCGGACTTGACACTGTTAGTCTTGAAGGTAAACCATTCGACGTTAAAGTTACTGAAGGTCAAACAGTTGCTGCAGGTGATCTCTTGGTTGAAGCAAACCTTGATGCTATCCGTGAAGCAGGTCGTGAAACATCTACAGTTGTTGTCTTTACAAATGCAGATGCAATCAAATCAGTTAAAGTAGAACATACAGGTAAATTGGCTGCTAACGCTCCAGTTGCAAAAGTAGAACTTTAATTTGCTAAACGATAAACAAGCAGACAGCCCTTGGGCTGTTTTGTTTGTAAATGACCCTATGTCATTTCTAGATGCAAGTCAGAAGAGGGATAAACTTATGAAATTTCTAACTTTAAATACTCACAGTTGGATGGAAGAAGATGCAGAAGGAAAATTCCAAACCTTAAAGGAACAGATCCTAAAGGCTCAGTATGATATTATTTGCTTCCAGGAAGTTAACCAAGAAATAGAGACTTCTGTTGTGGACACGGATGCTTACTATCATGCACTTCCATCAGCAACACCAATCCACCAAGATCACTTTGTCCGTCTTCTTGTGGAAAAGTTAGCTGAAGAAGGGCTTCAATACCATTGGACTTGGGCCTATAATCACATTGGTTATGATCACCTTAATGAGGGGGTTGCCGTCTTGTCACGTCAACCATTGACAGCTAGCGAAATCTTGGTTTCAGATGTTGATGATCCAACTGACTACCATACACGCCGTGTAGCAGTTGCTGAAACTACTGTAGATGGCCGAGAAGTTGCTGTTGCTAGTGTTCACCTTTCATGGTGGGACAAAGGTTTCCAAGAAGAGTGGGCACGTATTGAGGAACGTTTCAAAGCTATTGGGAAACCGCTCATCCTAGCAGGTGACTTTAACAACCCAGCAGGTCGCGAAGGGCATCAAGCCATTTTGGCTAGCTCACTCAATCTTCAAGATAGTTTTGAAGTAGCTAAAGAAACAACTGGTAGCTATACAGTTGGACCAGGTATCGATGGTTGGAAGGGCAATGAAGAGCCTTTACGTATCGATTATGTCTTTGCTAGCCAAGATTGGACAGTAGAGCGCCTTAGCGTGATTTTTGATGGCAACAATCAACCTTTGGTAAGCGACCACTACGGTCTTGAAGCAGAATTAACATTTAAGTAGAAACTGTATCCTATTATGACCTAATAAGGGTAAAAAACATTGTCAAAAGACAAATAAAAGAGTAAACTAGAAGCTATAATTGAATTTTTATAAGGAGAGACTAATGGCTCATATTACATTTGATTATTCAAAAGTTTTGGATAAATTTGTAGCACCACACGAAGTGGACAACCTTCAAGCACAAGTAACAGTAGCAGACGAAATGATTCGCAAAGGAACTGGCCCAGGGGCAGACTTCCTTGGATGGCGTGACCTTCCAGAAAACTACGATCGTGAAGAATTTGATCGTATCTTGAAAGCTGCTGAAAAAATCAAAGAAGAAAGCGATGTTTTGGTTGTTATCGGTATCGGTGGTTCTTACCTTGGTGCCAAAGCAGCCATTGACTTCTTGAATCATCACTTTGCTAACCTTCAAACAAAAGAAGAACGCAAAGCTCCACAAATTGTTTACGCTGGTAACTCAATTTCATCAACTTATCTTGCAGACTTGCTTGAGTATGTTGAAGATAAAGACTTCTCAGTTAACGTTATCTCTAAATCAGGTACAACAACT
It encodes:
- a CDS encoding AEC family transporter, with the protein product MEIFLTSISGILVILGMILVGFVMGEKGWFDDKSRGLIAKLVTQIALPCYMLYTITQRFTATDLLKMLPELRFPALSMVILLGIATAVASIFAVKKERRGLFISMFFNSNTIFVGLPINQALFGDASIPYVLIYYMCNTTFFWTLGTYLIQRDGEGEAEFDLKTSLKKIFSPPLMGFMLGLIIVILHIKLPTFLASDLKYLGSLTTPLSMIFIGLSVSNAGVKQLVLKKDQVLILLGRFVVAPLLMAAIVYWAPLPTLMKQVFIIQSAMPVMTNAPVVAKLYGADSDYAAVMVTETTLATMIVIPILMVLMA
- a CDS encoding PTS transporter subunit IIBC, producing MNKLKEKFGFEFWQKFGKALMVVIAVMPAAGLMISLGKTVAMINPNVAPLVITGGFLEQIGWGVIGNLHILFALAIGGSWAKERAGGAFAAGLAFILINRLTGSIFGVTSDILADKAATVHTIFGQSIKVSDYFISVMEAPALNMGVFVGIISGFIGATAFNKYYNFRKLPEALSFFNGKRFVPFVVILRSAIAAIVLAIVWPVIQSGINGFGMWIANSKETAPILAPFLFGTLERLLLPFGLHHMLTIPINYTQLGGTYHVLTGAAKGTEVLGQDPLWLAWVTDLANLKGAHPEQYKHLLESVTPARFKVGQMIGSFGILMGMVVAIYRNVDDDKKHQYKGMLTATALATFLTGVTEPIEYMFMFVATPLYIIYALVQGCAFAMADIVHLRVHSFGSIEFLTRTPLAINAGLAMDIVNFIWVTVLFGVIMFFIANFMIKKFDYATPGRNGNYEQGEDSSSESAGSASAGTSSASSQVINIINLLGGRANIVDVDACMTRLRVTVKDAEKVGTEEQWKAEGAMGLVMKGQGVQAIYGPKADVLKSDIQDVLDSGEVIPETLPSQMTAVQKAEANFKGVTDEVHSVADGQVINIEDVKDPVFSQKMMGDGFAVEPENGKIVSPVAGKVTSIFPTKHALGLVTDNGLEVLVHIGLDTVSLEGKPFDVKVTEGQTVAAGDLLVEANLDAIREAGRETSTVVVFTNADAIKSVKVEHTGKLAANAPVAKVEL
- a CDS encoding endonuclease/exonuclease/phosphatase family protein, with translation MKFLTLNTHSWMEEDAEGKFQTLKEQILKAQYDIICFQEVNQEIETSVVDTDAYYHALPSATPIHQDHFVRLLVEKLAEEGLQYHWTWAYNHIGYDHLNEGVAVLSRQPLTASEILVSDVDDPTDYHTRRVAVAETTVDGREVAVASVHLSWWDKGFQEEWARIEERFKAIGKPLILAGDFNNPAGREGHQAILASSLNLQDSFEVAKETTGSYTVGPGIDGWKGNEEPLRIDYVFASQDWTVERLSVIFDGNNQPLVSDHYGLEAELTFK